CCGATTATGTTTATTTGTGCCGTTACATGCTCAGCCCCACCACCCCTCACCCTACCCCTCTCCCCTGAGGGGAGAGGGGATGTCGTGGGATATAGATTCACAGATAAATTTATTACTTCATTCAACAGCTCTTTTTTCTCTTTCGTGAAATTATCAGTATTTGCAATGAACTTACTATCAGCCAATTTATATGAACCAAGCCCTTCGGATGCAAAATAAAATATATCTTTAACAGGTATGTATATGACGCCAAGCACAGGCCGGTGTTTATGTATCAGTGCAATGTTTACGGTAAATTCATCATTCCTCTTTATAAACTCTTTTGTCCCATCCAACGGGTCAACACACCAGAAATATTCCCATGATTTTCTTTCATCATAAGAAACAGTTTTCCCTTCTTCGCTTAATACAGGGATGTTTCTGAATTGCCCTCCGGAAAGGCCCGCCACAATAATATCATTTGCCCTCTTGTCGGCAATCGTTAAAGGAGATGAATCATCCTT
The genomic region above belongs to Nitrospirota bacterium and contains:
- a CDS encoding 3'(2'),5'-bisphosphate nucleotidase CysQ, whose product is MNSEIENEYGFLKSFIPDILVIAYKAGEAILDVYNSKEFDVTFKDDSSPLTIADKRANDIIVAGLSGGQFRNIPVLSEEGKTVSYDERKSWEYFWCVDPLDGTKEFIKRNDEFTVNIALIHKHRPVLGVIYIPVKDIFYFASEGLGSYKLADSKFIANTDNFTKEKKELLNEVINLSVNLYPTTSPLPSGERGRVRGGGAEHVTAQINIIGSGSHATKEQELYVGEIKKRFDKVEFSSAGSSLKFCNVAEGKADIYPRFGPTMEWDTAAGQAIVEQSGGKVLNIRTKEPLAYNKKELLNPWFLVVKGNYQHEKDVIDCTDLLFLV